A single genomic interval of Bradyrhizobium sp. sBnM-33 harbors:
- a CDS encoding valine--tRNA ligase → MIEKNYQPADIESRMSRIWEESGAFKAGRPERKDAAPFTIVIPPPNVTGSLHMGHALNNTLQDILCRFERMRGRDVLWQPGTDHAGIATQMVVERQLMERQEPGRRDLGRAKFLERVWQWKAESGDTIVNQLKRLGASCDWSRERFTMDEGLSRAVVKVFVELYRDGLIYKDKRLVNWDPKLLTAISDLEVQQVEVKGSLWYLRYPIAGKTFSPDDPTSFIAVATTRPETMLGDTAVAIHPENERIGHLIGQHVILPLVGRRIPIIGDDYADPEKGSGAVKITPAHDFNDFEVGKRHGLPQINVFDREGCMALVDNEDYLRGLPEGALMLAEELHNVERFAARKKIVARLEDFGFVEKIEPNTHMVPHGDRSGVIIEPYLTDQWYVDAKTMAQPAIAAVRSGATSFVPKNWEKTYFEWMENIQPWCISRQLWWGHQIPAWYGPDGKVFVAETEEEAVGNALGYYVEQEVITPEQGREMAQDPAKREGFITRDEDVLDTWFSSGLWPFSTLGWPDDTPEVKRYYPTNTLVTGFDIIFFWVARMMMFGLHFMKEVPFSTIYIHALVRDEKGAKMSKSKGNVIDPLHLVDKFGADALRFTLSAMAAQGRDIKLAESRVDGYRSFATKLWNASRFAEMNGAALTEGFEPTKVKETLNRWIMHETALATREVTEAIEAYRFNDAAGAIYRFVWNVFCDWYVELTKPLLMGEDGPAKAETRAMIAWVRDEILKLLHPFMPFITEELWALTARRQQLLVLTPWPRKAGALTAEQLATSMAFPDAPPIPPALLVPETEEFSDPEAEAEIGWLVDLVSAIRSVRAEMNIQPSTLTPLVIVGASAETKDRAQRWNDVVRRMARLSDVSLADAAPEGAVQLLVRGEVVALPLKGVIDLSAEKARLDKEIVKADADIKRVDAKLGNEKFVANAPEEIVEEEKEKREAAVARKAKLQEALERLKKAS, encoded by the coding sequence ATGATCGAAAAAAACTACCAGCCCGCCGATATCGAAAGCCGTATGTCACGGATCTGGGAGGAAAGCGGCGCGTTCAAGGCCGGCCGCCCGGAACGGAAAGATGCCGCGCCATTCACGATCGTGATCCCGCCGCCCAACGTGACGGGCTCGCTGCATATGGGCCACGCGCTGAACAACACGCTGCAGGACATTCTCTGCCGCTTCGAGCGCATGCGCGGCCGCGACGTGCTGTGGCAGCCCGGCACCGACCATGCCGGCATCGCGACCCAGATGGTGGTCGAGCGGCAATTGATGGAACGGCAGGAGCCCGGCCGCCGCGACCTCGGCCGCGCCAAATTCCTCGAGCGCGTCTGGCAGTGGAAGGCGGAGAGCGGCGACACCATCGTCAATCAGTTGAAGCGCCTCGGCGCCTCCTGCGACTGGTCGCGCGAACGTTTTACGATGGACGAGGGGCTGTCGCGCGCGGTCGTGAAAGTGTTCGTCGAGCTGTATCGCGACGGCCTGATCTATAAAGACAAACGGCTGGTGAACTGGGATCCGAAGCTGCTCACTGCGATCTCTGATCTCGAAGTGCAGCAGGTCGAGGTCAAGGGCAGTCTCTGGTACCTGCGCTATCCGATCGCGGGCAAGACATTTAGCCCCGACGATCCCACGAGCTTCATCGCGGTCGCGACCACACGGCCCGAGACGATGCTCGGCGACACCGCTGTCGCGATTCATCCGGAGAACGAGCGGATCGGGCACCTGATCGGGCAGCACGTGATCCTGCCGCTGGTCGGCCGCCGCATCCCGATCATCGGCGACGACTACGCCGATCCCGAAAAGGGGTCGGGCGCGGTCAAGATCACGCCGGCGCACGATTTCAACGACTTCGAGGTCGGCAAGCGTCACGGCCTGCCGCAGATCAACGTGTTCGATCGCGAGGGCTGCATGGCGCTCGTCGACAACGAGGATTATCTGCGCGGATTGCCGGAAGGCGCGCTGATGCTCGCGGAAGAGTTGCACAATGTCGAGCGCTTCGCTGCGCGCAAGAAGATCGTGGCGCGGCTGGAAGATTTCGGCTTCGTGGAGAAGATCGAGCCCAACACGCACATGGTGCCGCATGGCGACCGCTCCGGCGTCATCATCGAGCCCTATCTGACCGACCAGTGGTATGTTGACGCCAAGACGATGGCGCAGCCGGCGATCGCGGCCGTGCGCTCGGGCGCTACCAGCTTCGTGCCGAAGAACTGGGAAAAGACCTATTTCGAATGGATGGAAAATATACAGCCCTGGTGCATCTCGCGCCAGCTCTGGTGGGGCCACCAGATCCCGGCGTGGTACGGGCCTGACGGCAAGGTGTTCGTCGCCGAGACGGAAGAGGAAGCCGTCGGCAACGCGCTCGGCTATTACGTCGAGCAGGAAGTCATTACGCCCGAGCAGGGGCGCGAGATGGCGCAGGACCCCGCCAAGCGCGAGGGTTTCATCACGCGTGACGAGGATGTGCTCGACACCTGGTTCTCATCCGGGCTCTGGCCGTTCTCGACGCTCGGCTGGCCCGACGACACGCCGGAAGTGAAGCGCTACTATCCCACCAACACGCTGGTCACCGGTTTCGACATCATCTTCTTCTGGGTTGCGCGGATGATGATGTTCGGCCTCCACTTCATGAAAGAAGTGCCTTTCTCGACGATCTACATCCACGCGCTCGTCCGGGACGAGAAGGGCGCCAAAATGTCGAAGTCGAAAGGCAACGTGATCGATCCCCTCCATCTCGTCGATAAATTCGGCGCCGACGCGTTGCGCTTCACGTTGTCGGCCATGGCCGCGCAGGGCCGCGACATCAAGCTCGCCGAGAGCCGGGTCGACGGCTATCGCAGCTTCGCGACCAAGCTCTGGAATGCCTCTCGCTTCGCCGAGATGAACGGAGCCGCGCTGACGGAAGGCTTCGAGCCGACGAAGGTGAAGGAAACGCTGAACCGCTGGATCATGCACGAGACCGCGCTTGCGACTCGCGAGGTCACCGAGGCGATCGAGGCCTACCGGTTCAACGACGCGGCTGGGGCGATTTACCGTTTCGTCTGGAACGTGTTCTGCGACTGGTATGTCGAGCTGACGAAGCCGCTGCTGATGGGCGAGGACGGACCTGCAAAGGCCGAGACCCGCGCCATGATCGCGTGGGTGAGGGACGAGATCCTGAAACTCTTGCATCCCTTCATGCCCTTCATCACCGAGGAATTGTGGGCGTTGACAGCCCGGCGTCAACAACTGCTCGTGCTGACGCCATGGCCGCGCAAGGCCGGCGCGCTTACGGCTGAGCAACTCGCGACGTCGATGGCATTTCCGGATGCACCGCCGATTCCACCGGCGCTGCTTGTGCCGGAGACGGAGGAATTCAGCGATCCCGAGGCCGAAGCGGAGATTGGCTGGCTGGTCGACCTCGTCTCCGCGATTCGTTCGGTGAGGGCCGAAATGAATATCCAGCCGTCGACACTGACGCCGCTGGTGATCGTGGGCGCGTCGGCCGAGACGAAGGATCGCGCGCAGCGCTGGAACGACGTTGTCAGGCGCATGGCGCGGCTATCAGACGTGTCCCTGGCCGATGCCGCGCCGGAAGGCGCGGTGCAATTGCTCGTGCGCGGCGAGGTCGTGGCGCTGCCGCTCAAGGGCGTGATCGATCTGTCGGCCGAAAAGGCCCGGCTGGACAAGGAAATCGTCAAGGCCGACGCCGACATCAAGCGCGTCGACGCCAAGCTCGGCAACGAGAAATTTGTGGCCAACGCGCCCGAAGAGATCGTCGAAGAGGAAAAGGAAAAGCGCGAGGCGGCGGTGGCGCGCAAGGCAAAACTGCAGGAAGCGCTGGAGCGGTTGAAGAAGGCGTCGTAA
- a CDS encoding PopZ family protein — MTQPAKVQEPSMEEILASIRRIIADDEAKPAAAKPEAAAAPPPKPVMKDIPPSAIAPKPAAPKPAPAPPPPAPAPEPAISNSQDDIDAMLASLDAATPEAEIRPAQPEADVFELTDEMAVPDPAPPKASFNKIEPEDDIEFSESKSGRQPAHEPPSFEAPQQPILSRSTVSAVESAFNSLANTVLSNNARTLEDLVKEMLRPMLKSWLDDNLPGLVERIVKAEIERVSRGR; from the coding sequence ATGACGCAACCTGCAAAGGTCCAAGAGCCCTCGATGGAGGAGATTCTGGCGTCGATCCGTCGCATCATTGCCGACGACGAGGCAAAGCCTGCCGCTGCCAAGCCGGAGGCCGCCGCGGCGCCGCCACCAAAACCGGTGATGAAGGATATTCCGCCGTCGGCCATTGCCCCCAAGCCGGCTGCTCCGAAGCCCGCGCCGGCCCCGCCGCCGCCTGCACCCGCGCCTGAACCGGCCATTAGCAACAGTCAGGACGACATCGACGCGATGCTGGCGAGCCTGGACGCAGCAACGCCCGAGGCGGAAATCAGGCCTGCGCAGCCGGAAGCCGACGTGTTCGAACTTACCGACGAGATGGCGGTGCCGGATCCGGCGCCACCGAAAGCCTCCTTCAACAAGATCGAGCCGGAGGACGACATCGAGTTCAGCGAGTCCAAAAGTGGTCGGCAGCCAGCCCACGAGCCGCCGTCGTTCGAAGCACCGCAGCAGCCGATCTTGTCGCGCTCGACCGTCTCCGCGGTCGAATCCGCCTTCAATTCGCTGGCCAATACCGTGCTGAGCAATAACGCGCGGACGCTGGAAGATCTGGTCAAGGAAATGCTGCGGCCGATGCTGAAATCCTGGCTCGATGACAATCTGCCGGGATTGGTGGAGCGGATCGTCAAGGCCGAAATCGAGCGGGTTTCGCGCGGACGCTAG
- a CDS encoding TolC family outer membrane protein, with amino-acid sequence MRGVKAFTGAAASAFLFVCLGPMPVLADTIEAALVRAYQNNPQLNAQRAQVRITDENVPQALSGYRPRVSVTASAGVQYIDALSTQGGTPTNLVRTPITGANAPRSIGGTITQTLFNGQQTANRTRAAEGQVSGAREALRALESTVLLSAATIYMDYLRDSAIVEVQKSNVRVLEQTLKQTRDRFNVGEVTRTDVAQSEAQLAAGRTQLLTAEANLTTTRSNFRRIIGNEPQALAPGSPVDRFLPSTLPAAVELGLIQNPNVTAAMFGIDVSYLQVKVAEGALLPTLTIQGSVQQAYEQSLIQYRSFGASVTTQLTVPIYQGGTEYSLIRQSKETAAQQRLVLDQTRDQTRANVVTAWGQLVAGKAQVASAQAQVQASEIALNGVREEAKAGQRTTLDVLNAQQALVNARVALVTAQHDRVVASYSVLDKIGRLTPQVLNLPTTIYDPSVHYHQVRDSWAGVRTPDGR; translated from the coding sequence ATGCGTGGGGTGAAGGCATTTACCGGGGCTGCGGCTTCGGCCTTTCTATTTGTGTGCTTGGGCCCGATGCCCGTCCTGGCCGACACGATTGAGGCGGCCTTGGTGCGCGCCTATCAGAATAATCCGCAACTCAACGCGCAGCGCGCGCAGGTGCGCATCACCGACGAGAACGTGCCGCAGGCGCTGTCGGGCTATCGTCCCCGGGTTTCGGTCACCGCAAGCGCGGGCGTCCAGTATATAGACGCGCTGAGCACGCAGGGCGGCACCCCTACCAATCTCGTGAGAACCCCTATTACCGGAGCCAATGCGCCGCGGAGCATCGGTGGGACCATCACGCAGACGCTGTTCAACGGTCAGCAGACCGCGAACAGGACCAGGGCGGCGGAGGGCCAGGTTTCCGGCGCGCGCGAGGCCCTGCGGGCACTTGAGTCGACCGTCTTGCTCAGTGCCGCGACCATCTACATGGACTATCTGCGCGATTCGGCGATCGTCGAGGTGCAGAAGAGTAACGTTCGCGTGCTGGAGCAGACGCTGAAACAGACGCGCGACCGCTTCAATGTCGGCGAAGTCACGCGCACCGACGTTGCGCAATCGGAAGCGCAACTCGCCGCCGGCAGGACGCAGCTCCTGACCGCGGAAGCCAATCTGACGACAACGCGCTCGAACTTCCGCCGCATCATCGGCAACGAACCGCAAGCGCTGGCGCCGGGCTCGCCGGTCGACCGCTTCCTGCCGTCGACGCTGCCGGCCGCCGTCGAGCTCGGACTGATACAAAACCCGAATGTCACCGCGGCGATGTTCGGCATCGACGTCAGCTACCTCCAGGTCAAGGTCGCCGAAGGCGCGCTGCTGCCGACGCTCACGATTCAGGGCTCGGTCCAGCAGGCCTATGAGCAGAGCCTGATCCAGTACCGCTCGTTCGGCGCATCCGTGACCACGCAGCTCACGGTGCCCATTTATCAGGGCGGCACTGAATATTCGCTGATCCGCCAGTCCAAGGAAACGGCGGCGCAACAACGTCTCGTGCTCGATCAGACCCGGGACCAGACCCGCGCCAACGTCGTTACGGCATGGGGGCAGCTCGTCGCCGGTAAAGCGCAGGTCGCTTCCGCCCAGGCGCAGGTGCAGGCGTCTGAGATCGCGCTCAACGGCGTGCGCGAGGAAGCCAAGGCCGGACAGCGCACGACGCTCGACGTGCTGAACGCGCAGCAGGCGCTGGTCAATGCGCGCGTTGCGCTGGTCACTGCCCAGCATGATCGCGTGGTGGCGTCATATTCGGTGCTGGACAAGATTGGACGGCTGACGCCGCAGGTGCTCAACCTGCCCACCACGATCTACGACCCGAGCGTTCACTATCATCAGGTGCGCGATAGCTGGGCTGGCGTTCGCACACCCGACGGCCGCTGA
- a CDS encoding protein-L-isoaspartate O-methyltransferase family protein, with protein sequence MSGFATARQKMVDGQVRPSDVTDIRIIDAMLAVPREAFVPENKQALAYLDLDLDVSEGGSAKRFLIKPAVLAKMLQAAEIRQTDRVLVVGCATGYAAAVIARFVTQVTATESDSALAARAQAILAANGYGNVTVRTAAPADGDPANGAWDVIVLNGATEIVPERLYGQLQNGGRLVGVFATSLPARATMVTCWHGDFGHRTLFDAVAPVLPGMELVPAFVF encoded by the coding sequence ATGTCCGGTTTTGCGACCGCGCGCCAGAAAATGGTCGATGGTCAGGTGCGTCCGAGCGACGTGACCGATATCCGAATTATCGATGCCATGCTGGCGGTGCCGCGCGAGGCCTTTGTTCCCGAAAACAAGCAGGCGCTGGCCTATCTGGATCTCGATCTCGACGTCAGCGAAGGGGGCTCAGCCAAGCGCTTCCTGATCAAGCCGGCGGTGCTGGCGAAGATGCTGCAGGCGGCCGAGATCAGGCAGACCGACCGCGTCCTCGTGGTCGGCTGCGCCACCGGCTACGCCGCCGCCGTGATCGCCCGATTCGTTACCCAAGTGACCGCGACGGAGAGCGATTCGGCGCTGGCGGCGAGGGCACAGGCGATTCTGGCCGCCAATGGCTATGGAAACGTGACGGTTCGGACCGCGGCGCCGGCCGATGGAGACCCGGCGAACGGGGCTTGGGACGTCATCGTGTTGAACGGCGCAACCGAGATCGTGCCGGAACGGCTCTACGGGCAATTGCAGAATGGTGGCCGATTGGTAGGCGTTTTTGCGACGTCGCTGCCCGCGCGGGCCACCATGGTGACCTGTTGGCACGGCGATTTCGGTCACCGGACGCTGTTCGATGCCGTTGCCCCGGTGCTGCCCGGCATGGAACTTGTTCCGGCCTTCGTTTTCTAG
- a CDS encoding choice-of-anchor K domain-containing protein — protein sequence MGKIFKFLAAGLLAGIFHSPANAALVSFTGDGTFSNISNCNNGSPGCSISPDKNVLKMSGSAWPTNQPSTLTITDIVGTNVPTNQNDFVIGKITWVNLATYNTDQNFNVNYEFKLSFTSPSVTSDAQVFNLNIRQTTNPSADNIFNIGQTALSNLGPFTLNGVTVSDIHFVEVGDGWYNGSKWINPEYGTSTLYIVADFTAAPPVPEPSTWAMMILGFAGVGFMAYRRKRGGNALPAA from the coding sequence ATGGGTAAGATATTTAAATTTTTGGCCGCTGGTTTGCTCGCCGGCATCTTTCATTCGCCGGCAAACGCAGCGCTCGTGAGCTTCACCGGCGACGGCACTTTCTCCAATATCTCTAATTGCAACAACGGTAGCCCTGGCTGCTCCATTTCCCCCGACAAGAACGTGCTCAAAATGTCGGGGTCCGCGTGGCCGACGAACCAGCCGAGCACGCTGACCATCACGGACATCGTCGGCACCAATGTCCCGACCAATCAGAACGACTTCGTCATCGGCAAAATCACCTGGGTGAATCTCGCGACCTACAACACCGATCAGAACTTCAACGTCAATTATGAGTTCAAGCTGAGCTTCACCTCGCCGAGCGTGACGTCCGATGCACAGGTGTTCAACCTGAACATCCGGCAGACGACCAATCCGTCGGCTGACAACATCTTCAACATCGGCCAGACCGCGCTCAGCAATCTTGGTCCATTCACGCTCAACGGCGTTACGGTTTCCGACATTCACTTCGTTGAAGTCGGTGATGGATGGTACAATGGAAGCAAGTGGATCAACCCGGAGTACGGGACGTCGACGCTTTACATCGTGGCAGACTTTACGGCTGCCCCGCCGGTCCCGGAACCCTCGACATGGGCGATGATGATCCTAGGCTTCGCCGGCGTCGGCTTCATGGCCTATCGCCGCAAGCGCGGTGGAAACGCGCTTCCCGCGGCCTGA
- a CDS encoding DUF1772 domain-containing protein, whose protein sequence is MLQVLITGLLWFCAIGCGLLAGLYFAFSTFVMTALGRIGQASGIAAMNAINATIVQSLFIPIFLGTTAASAVLAVTALLRWSEPGAMAMLAGGLLYVLGMFVVTMVFNVPLNNALAAADPASPEAASLWARYLTDWTRWNHVRTVASTAACALFIAAIAAR, encoded by the coding sequence ATGCTGCAGGTGTTGATCACCGGGCTGCTGTGGTTTTGCGCCATCGGCTGCGGTCTGCTCGCCGGCCTCTACTTCGCGTTTTCGACCTTCGTCATGACGGCGCTTGGCCGGATCGGGCAGGCCTCCGGTATCGCGGCAATGAATGCGATCAACGCCACGATCGTGCAGTCGCTGTTCATTCCGATCTTCCTGGGAACGACGGCGGCAAGCGCGGTGCTGGCAGTGACCGCGCTGTTGCGCTGGAGTGAGCCCGGCGCGATGGCGATGCTGGCCGGCGGTCTGCTCTATGTGCTCGGCATGTTCGTCGTGACAATGGTCTTCAACGTGCCGCTGAACAACGCGCTTGCCGCGGCTGATCCCGCAAGCCCCGAGGCCGCCTCGCTGTGGGCGCGCTACCTGACGGACTGGACACGCTGGAACCACGTGCGGACGGTCGCATCCACGGCGGCTTGTGCGCTGTTCATTGCCGCGATTGCGGCGCGGTAG
- a CDS encoding NmrA family NAD(P)-binding protein, with protein MSELPILIVGGAGKTGARIDALLKASGIPTRLASRSTPVPFDWTRPETWPAAFAGVAMAYVTYQPDLAVEGAADAIAEVGRLARENGLERVVLLSGRGEPGAQRAEAALQQSGVPWTIVRASWFDQNFSEGHLLEGVLAGEVALPAGDVPEPFVDADDIAEVVVAALTDRRHAGKVYEVTGPRALTFAQAVAEIAGAAGRPVRYRQIAAEDFAAGMRPHLPDDVIELMLELFTVLLDGRNSAVAHGVEQALGRPARDFSDYARRTAATGVWRA; from the coding sequence ATGTCAGAACTCCCGATCCTGATCGTCGGCGGCGCGGGCAAGACCGGCGCGCGAATCGATGCGCTGCTAAAGGCGAGCGGCATCCCGACGCGGCTGGCGTCACGTTCGACACCTGTCCCGTTCGACTGGACCCGGCCCGAGACGTGGCCGGCGGCGTTTGCCGGCGTCGCGATGGCCTATGTCACTTACCAGCCGGACCTTGCGGTCGAAGGTGCCGCTGATGCGATCGCGGAAGTGGGCCGGCTGGCGCGCGAGAATGGGCTCGAGCGCGTCGTATTGCTGTCGGGGCGCGGCGAACCGGGCGCGCAGCGGGCGGAAGCGGCGCTGCAGCAATCCGGCGTCCCCTGGACCATCGTGCGCGCAAGCTGGTTCGATCAGAATTTTTCCGAGGGTCATCTGCTTGAAGGCGTGCTCGCCGGCGAAGTCGCTTTGCCGGCCGGCGACGTGCCCGAACCGTTTGTCGACGCCGACGATATCGCCGAAGTCGTGGTCGCGGCGCTGACGGATCGGCGCCATGCCGGCAAGGTCTACGAGGTGACGGGACCGCGCGCGCTGACGTTCGCGCAAGCGGTCGCCGAGATCGCCGGTGCCGCCGGCCGCCCGGTCCGATACCGGCAGATCGCAGCGGAAGATTTTGCGGCCGGCATGCGGCCCCATCTGCCCGACGACGTCATCGAACTGATGTTGGAATTGTTCACCGTCCTGCTCGACGGGCGCAATTCGGCTGTCGCACACGGTGTCGAGCAGGCGCTCGGGCGTCCGGCGCGGGATTTTTCCGATTATGCCCGCCGAACCGCCGCGACAGGTGTCTGGAGGGCATGA
- a CDS encoding TetR/AcrR family transcriptional regulator, which yields MARRKAGQNVAATAAPVFARLVPTQQRSRERFEKILQCAAELMAEKGSEAFRMSDVVERSGVPFGSLYQYFPDKTAIIGTLAERYNEIGRDCVRRDLAVVKTTRDLHPALCRITDSYYQMFMEVPLMRDIWQATQADRALQKLDEEDGAYLAGLLGDTLRRIAPDAPATALASFSRLMMTLIAATVRHAITQDTKEAARILTLFKRMLPKNLAALEM from the coding sequence ATGGCAAGGCGAAAAGCCGGACAGAACGTGGCCGCAACGGCTGCGCCCGTGTTCGCGCGACTGGTTCCGACCCAGCAGCGCAGCCGCGAGCGGTTCGAGAAAATCCTGCAATGCGCGGCAGAGCTGATGGCCGAGAAAGGTAGCGAAGCCTTCCGCATGAGTGACGTCGTCGAACGCAGCGGCGTGCCGTTCGGCTCGCTCTATCAATACTTCCCGGACAAGACCGCGATCATCGGCACGCTCGCGGAACGCTACAACGAGATCGGCCGAGATTGCGTCCGGCGCGATCTCGCCGTGGTCAAGACTACCCGCGATCTGCACCCGGCCCTGTGCCGCATTACCGACAGCTACTATCAGATGTTCATGGAAGTGCCGCTCATGCGCGACATCTGGCAAGCGACGCAGGCTGACCGGGCGCTGCAAAAGCTTGACGAGGAGGACGGCGCCTATCTCGCCGGGCTGCTCGGCGACACCCTGCGGCGGATCGCACCCGATGCGCCCGCAACTGCGCTGGCCTCGTTTTCTCGGCTGATGATGACGCTGATTGCGGCGACCGTCCGCCATGCCATCACGCAGGACACAAAGGAGGCTGCCCGCATCCTTACCTTGTTCAAGCGGATGCTGCCGAAGAATCTGGCGGCGCTGGAGATGTGA